A section of the Humulus lupulus chromosome 2, drHumLupu1.1, whole genome shotgun sequence genome encodes:
- the LOC133815176 gene encoding uncharacterized protein LOC133815176, protein MNENQDPELLPIDLEIERVAQDRVAQGGVAANNGQNAVIVVDDRDRAIRQYALPLFNELNPGIVRPEIQAAQFELKPVMFHMLQTVGQFSGMPTEDPHLHLRLFIEVSDSFKLPGVIEDALRLKLFTYSLRDRARAWLNSLPSDSVTTWQELAERFLMKYFPPTKNAKLRSEITSFQQLDEESLYEAWERFKELLCKCPHRGIPHCIQMETFYNGLNAHTRMVVDASANGALLAKSYNEWPTSRLSTSRKVAGIHDVDAITSLAAQVSSISNMLKIMNIGMNQSVGKPMGTQFGKMENISCVYCGEGHTFDNCPSNPAVVCYMENQNRNDPYSNSYNPSWRQHPKFSWSNQGAGPSNSSMPPRPNFPPGYPPQAPQQQAMQSGSLENMLKEYIVKNEAMIQSQAASLRNLENQVGQLANELRNRPHGTLPSDTENPRNASNEHCKAVTLRSGKELENSKTNYGHEGEPSSIQINQEIHKDAELPSKQKLDSQFKKFLDMLKQLHINIPLVEALEQMLNYVKFMKDILTRKRRLGEFEIVALTKECSSFLQNKLPPKMKDPGSFTIPCTIGNSYCGMALCDLGASINLMPMSVSRQLGIGEVRPTTVTLQLADRSLAYPDGKIEDVLVKVDKFIFPVDFIVLDYEADREVPIILGRPFLATGRTLIDVQKGELTMRVQDEQVTFNVFKAMRFPDEVEECSVVSVVDSLASKELENNFMIL, encoded by the exons ATGAATGAGAATCAAGACCCTGAACTACTTCCCATTGATCTAGAAATCGAGC GAGTTGCTCAAGATCGAGTAGCTCAAGGGGGAGTAGCTGCCAACAATGGGCAGAATGCAGTGATTGTGGTTGATGACAGAGATCGTGCGATTAGGCAATATGCTCTCCCCCTCTTCAATGAGCTCAACCCGGGCATCGTTAGACCAGAAATTCAGGCAGCACAGTTTGAATTGAAGCCAGTCATGTTCCATATGCTTCAAACTGTGGGCCAGTTTAGTGGGATGCCAACCGAAGATCCTCACCTTCATCTTCGATTGTTCATTGAAGTGAGTGATTCATTCAAGCTGCCCGGAGTGATAGAGGATGCGCTGAGATTAAAGTTGTTCACATACTCCTTGAGAGACAGAGCTAGAGCTTGGTTGAACTCTTTGCCATCTGATTCTGTGACTACTTGGCAAGAGTTAGCTGAGCGTTTTTTGATGAAGTATTTTCCTCCCACTAAGAATGCCAAGCTCCGCAGTGAGATTACTTCATTTCAGCAACTTGATGAAGAATCTTTATATGAGGCATGGGAGCGGTTTAAGGAGTTGTTGTGCAAATGCCCTCACCGTGGCATTCCTCATTGTATCCAGATGGAGACATTTTATAATGGTCTAAATGCCCACACTAGAATGGTGGTTGATGCTTCAGCGAATGGGGCTCTTCTTGCTAAGTcctataatgag tggcCCACTTCTAGATTGTCTACAAGTAGAAAGGTGGCTGGTATTCATGATGTAGATGCCAtcacttctttggcagcccaagtATCCTCTATTTCTAATATGCTCAAGATAATGAATATCGGAATGAATCAATCAGTGGGGAAGCCTATGGGGACACAATTTGGGAAAATGGAGAACATTTCTTGTGTGTATTGTGGTGAGGGTCATACTTTTGACAACTGTCCTTCCAATCCAGCAGTTGTGTGTTACATGGAGAATCAAAATAGGAATGACCCTTATTCTAATTCCTACAATCCATCATGGAGGCAACATCCCAAATTTTCGTGGAGTAATCAAGGGGCTGGCCCTAGCAATTCTTCTATGCCTCCAAGACCAAATTTCCCACCGGGTTATCCCCCACAAGCACCACAACAACAAGCAATGCAATCTGGCTCTCTTGAGAACATGTTGAAGGAGTATATAGTGAAGAATGAAGCCATGATCCAAAGCCAAGCTGCATCATTGAGAAACTTAGAAAACCAAGTTGGGCAACTAGCTAATGAGCTGAGAAATAGACCCCATGGTACGTTGCCAAGTGACACAGAGAATCCAAGAAATGCGAGCAATGAACATTGTAAAGCCGTCACTTTGAGAAGTGGGAAGGAGTTGGAGAATTCCAAGACAAATTATGGGCATGAGggtgagccctcttcaatccaaataaaTCAGGAAATTCACAAAGATGCTGAATTGCCTAGT AAGCAAAAGTTGGATTCTCAATTCAAGAAGTTTCTAGATATGTTGAAGCAGTTGCATATCAACATCCCACTTGTAGAGGCACTTGAGCAAATGCTtaactatgtgaaattcatgaaagatATTCTTACAAGGAAGAGAAGGTTAGGAGAATTTGAGATAGTGGCTCTTACCAAGGAATGTAGCTCATTCTTGCAAAACAAGCTGCCACCGAAGATGAaagatcctgggagtttcaccATTCCATGTACCATTGGTAATTCTTATTGTGGCatggctttatgtgatttgggtgcCAGTATAAATTTGATGCCTATGTCTGTGTCTAGACAATTGGGGATTGGTGAAGTCCGACCTACCACAGTGACTCTACAACTTGCAGATAGATCTCTTGCTTATCCAGATGGGAAGATTGAGGATGTCTTGGTAAAAGTTGATAAGTTCATTTTTCCAGTTGATTTCATTGTGTTGGATTATGAGGCAGATAGGGAGGTACCAATCATTCTAGGGAGGCCTTTTCTAGCTACTGGTAGAACTCTGATTGACGTGCAAAAGGGTGAACTTACTATGAGGGTTCAAGATGAGCAGGTGACTTTCAATGTTTTCAAGGCTATGAGATTTCCAGATGAGGTCGAAGAATGTTCTGTTGTTTCAGTGGTAGATTCTTTGGCTTCAAAGGAATTAGAAAACAATTTTATGATCCTCTAG
- the LOC133818980 gene encoding uncharacterized protein LOC133818980, translated as MSSSASALRRILESPGIHQSPACFNALSAKLIERAGFDCCLSGGFSISAARLGMPDAGLISYGEMLEQGRLITQAVSIPVIGDADTGYGNAMNVKRTVKEYIKAGFAGIMLEDQVSPKACGHTQGRRVVSREEAVMRIKAAVDAREESGSDIVIVARTDSRQAVSFEEAIWRTKAFADAGADLLLITALTSKEEMKGFCESSPLVPKLANMLEGGGKTPILSPSELADIGYKVVLYPLSLLGVSIRAMQDALTSIKGGHIPHNSMPSFDEMKEILGFHKYYEEEKKYSTSTSQ; from the exons ATGTCTTCTTCTGCCAGCGCGCTTCGCCGGATTCTGGAGTCGCCAGGGATTCACCAGAGCCCTGCTTGTTTCAATGCTCTCAGTGCCAAGTTGATCGAGAGAGCTGGCTTTGACTGCTGTCTTTCTGGTG GGTTTTCAATATCAGCTGCCAGACTGGGAATGCCCGATGCAGGGCTTATATCGTATGGGGAAATGTTAGAACAAGGGAGACTGATTACCCAAGCTGTGTCCATTCCTGTTATTGGGGATGCTGATACTGGATATGGCAATGCCATGAATGTTAAGAGAACTGTTAAGGAATATATCAAAGCTGGTTTTGCTGGGATTATGCTTGAAGATCAG GTATCGCCAAAAGCTTGTGGACATACGCAAGGCAGGAGAGTTGTGTCAAGAGAGGAAGCAGTGATGCGGATAAAAGCAGCTGTTGATGCTCGAGAGGAGAGTGGTTCTGACATTGTCATTGTAGCGCGAACTGATTCTCGCCAAGCCGTGTCTTTTGAAGAAGCGATCTGGAGAACAAAAGCTTTTGCTGATGCTGGAGCAGATCTTCTTCTCATTACGGCACTAACTTCAAAAGAAGAGATGAAGGGTTTTTGTGAATCCTCCCCCTTAGTTCCAAAACTG GCGAATATGCTCGAAGGAGGGGGCAAGACGCCAATTCTCAGTCCTTCTGAACTTGCAGATATTGGATATAAAGTTGTGCTCTATCCACTGTCTTTGCTTGGGGTTTCGATTCGAGCAATGCAG GATGCTCTTACCTCTATTAAAGGTGGGCATATTCCTCACAACAGCATGCCATCTTTTGATGAGATGAAGGAAATACTTGGTTTCCACAAGTAttatgaagaagagaagaagtaTTCTACCAGCACCAGCCAATAA